In Deltaproteobacteria bacterium, a single genomic region encodes these proteins:
- a CDS encoding N-acyl homoserine lactonase family protein, with protein sequence MLQVFSMPCGFLEFDISLFFPNRAKGNLMTIPVPSYLITHPQGTVVFDTGIHCQAIEDPIGRLGEIAKMLVSRTKPGEEIVSQLAKFDLTPKDVKYVINSHFHFDHCGGNEFFPDSTIFVQKNEMHAARDRELRKKALFDPKDFDHQLHYQEVDGEYDIFGDGSLVIIATHGHTPGHQSLRVRVTKGTEVVLTGDACYTKTNMDEDLLPSVAYDEQEMHRSLGKLRDLRDKQGATIIYGHDPDQWKQIPHAPEPLA encoded by the coding sequence ATGTTACAAGTGTTTTCTATGCCCTGTGGGTTTCTCGAATTCGACATCTCGTTGTTTTTTCCCAATCGCGCGAAAGGCAACCTAATGACGATTCCCGTGCCGAGTTATCTCATCACGCACCCGCAGGGCACTGTCGTGTTCGATACCGGCATTCATTGCCAGGCGATTGAAGATCCCATTGGACGGCTCGGAGAAATCGCCAAAATGCTTGTGAGTCGCACCAAGCCGGGCGAGGAGATCGTGAGCCAGCTCGCCAAGTTTGACCTTACGCCCAAAGACGTGAAATACGTCATCAACTCGCACTTTCATTTCGACCACTGCGGCGGCAACGAGTTCTTTCCCGATTCGACGATCTTCGTGCAAAAGAACGAGATGCACGCGGCGCGTGATCGGGAGCTGCGCAAGAAAGCGCTCTTTGACCCCAAGGATTTCGACCACCAGCTGCACTATCAAGAGGTCGATGGGGAATACGATATCTTCGGCGACGGGTCGCTGGTGATCATCGCTACTCATGGCCACACTCCCGGCCATCAATCCCTCCGCGTTCGCGTCACGAAAGGGACCGAGGTCGTACTCACCGGCGATGCCTGTTACACGAAGACCAACATGGATGAGGATTTGCTGCCGTCGGTCGCGTACGACGAGCAGGAGATGCATCGCTCGCTGGGGAAACTCCGCGATCTGCGTGATAAACAAGGCGCGACTATCATCTACGGGCACGATCCCGATCAATGG